Proteins encoded by one window of Glycine soja cultivar W05 chromosome 15, ASM419377v2, whole genome shotgun sequence:
- the LOC114386636 gene encoding high affinity sulfate transporter 2-like: MSQRVSDEAVTKAMGENEIKSGSSSRRHGDTLPHIHKVGAPPKQTLFQEIKHSVVETFFPDKPLEQFKGQTGSRKFHLGLQSLFPIFEWGRDYNLKKFRGDFISGLTIASLCIPQDIAYAKLANLDPQYALYTSFVCPLVYAFMGSSRDIAIGPVAVVSLLLGTLLTDEISDFKSHEYLRLAFTATFFAGVTQMALGVLRLGFLIDFLSHAAIVGFMAGAAITIALQQLKGFLGIKTFTKKTDIVSVLHSVFDAAHHGWNWETIVIGVAFLAFLLITKYIAKKNKKLFWVAAISPMISVIVSTFFVYITRADKKGVAIVKHVKKGVNPSSASEIFFSGKYLGPGIRVGVVSGMVALTEAVAIGRTFAAMKDYSLDGNKEMMAMGAMNIIGSLTSCYVATGSFSRSAVNYMAGCTTAVSNIVMSIVVLLTLLLITPLFKYTPNAVLASIIIAAVLGLVNIEAVILLWKIDKFDFLACMGAFFGVIFISVEIGLLIAVAISFAKILLQVTRPRTAVLGRLPGTTIYRNIQQYPKATQINGILIIRVDSAIYFSNSNYIKERILRWLADEEAQRRSGSSRIEYLTVEMSPVTDIDTSGIHAFEELYKTLQKRKIQLILANPGPVVMEKLHASKLADLIGEDKIFLTVADAVSTFGPKGEAVV, encoded by the exons ATGAGTCAGCGTGTGAGTGACGAGGCTGTGACGAAGGCCATGggggaaaatgaaataaaaagtgGGTCTTCTTCACGTAGGCATGGAGATACTTTGCCACATATTCACAAGGTGGGAGCTCCTCCTAAGCAAACACTTTTCCAAGAGATCAAACATTCTGTGGTTGAGACTTTCTTCCCAGACAAACCCTTGGAACAATTTAAGGGCCAAACCGGCTCTAGAAAGTTTCATTTAGGCCTGCAATCTCTCTTCCCCATTTTTGAATGGGGAAGAGATTACAATCTTAAAAAATTCAGAGGTGATTTCATTTCTGGACTAACTATTGCAAGTCTATGTATCCCTCAG GACATTGCATACGCAAAGCTGGCAAATTTGGATCCCCAATATGCACTCT ACACCAGTTTTGTGTGTCCTCTTGTGTATGCTTTCATGGGAAGCTCAAGAGATATTGCCATAGGACCCGTAGCTGTGGTGTCCCTCTTGCTTGGGACTTTGCTAACCGATGAGATCAGTGACTTCAAATCTCATGAATACCTGCGTCTTGCATTTACTGCCACTTTCTTCGCAGGAGTCACTCAAATGGCACTCGGTGTTCTCAG GCTTGGTTTCTTGATTGACTTTTTGTCCCATGCTGCCATTGTGGGATTCATGGCTGGAGCTGCCATTACTATTGCACTGCAACAGCTTAAGGGTTTTCTTGGCATAAAAACGTTCACCAAGAAAACTGATATTGTTTCTGTTCTGCACTCGGTTTTCGATGCAGCACACCATGGG TGGAATTGGGAGACAATAGTCATTGGAGTAGCATTCTTGGCTTTCCTTCTTATAACCAAGTATATT gctaaaaagaataagaagctCTTTTGGGTGGCTGCAATTTCTCCTATGATCTCTGTTATAGTGTCTACCTTTTTTGTCTACATTACCAGGGCAGACAAGAAAGGCGTGGCAATT GTGAAACATGTTAAGAAGGGTGTGAATCCATCATCTGCTAGTGAGATTTTTTTCAGTGGAAAATATCTAGGCCCTGGTATTCGGGTTGGTGTGGTATCTGGTATGGTAGCACTCACG GAAGCTGTAGCAATTGGAAGAACATTTGCTGCCATGAAAGACTATTCACTGGATGGTAACAAAGAAATGATGGCAATGGGAGCAATGAACATCATTGGTTCACTAACATCTTGTTATGTGGCTACAG GATCTTTTTCTCGCTCGGCAGTGAACTACATGGCTGGTTGTACAACTGCTGTATCAAACATCGTTATGTCCATTGTTGTGTTATTGACACTGCTACTCATTACGCCACTCTTTAAGTACACTCCAAATGCTGTGCTTGCATCTATTATAATAGCTGCGGTGCTTGGCCTTGTGAACATTGAAGCAGTTATTCTGCTGTGGAAGATTGACAAATTCGATTTTCTTGCTTGCATGGGAGCCTTCTTTGGTGTGATCTTCATAAGTGTTGAGATTGGTCTTCTAATTGCG GTGGCTATATCTTTTGCCAAAATCCTCTTACAAGTGACAAGGCCAAGAACTGCAGTACTAGGGAGACTTCCAGGGACTACTATTTATAGAAACATCCAGCAATACCCCAAAGCAACCCAAATTAATGGCATTCTCATTATAAGGGTTGACTCTGCAATCtacttctcaaactccaactaTATCAAGGAGAG AATTTTGAGATGGTTGGCTGATGAAGAAGCCCAAAGGAGAAGTGGATCGTCAAGAATAGAGTATCTCACTGTTGAAATGTCAC CTGTTACTGATATTGACACTAGTGGCATCCATGCTTTTGAAGAGCTATACAAGACCcttcagaaaagaaaaatacag CTTATCTTGGCAAACCCCGGGCCAGTTGTAATGGAGAAGCTCCACGCATCCAAGTTAGCAGACTTAATTGGggaagataaaatatttctaacagTGGCTGATGCAGTTTCAACTTTTGGTCCAAAGGGTGAAGCAGTAGtatga